A genomic region of Mesobacillus jeotgali contains the following coding sequences:
- a CDS encoding TlyA family RNA methyltransferase: protein MKIKKERLDVLLVERGLAETREKAKRTIMAGLVYSNESRLDKPGEKVSSDIPLTVKGNVLPYVSRGGLKLEKALKVFDLDVQGKTLLDIGASTGGFTDCALQNGAEMSYALDVGYNQLAWKLRQDERVIVMERTNFRYVKPEDLIKGMPNFASIDVSFISLRLILPVLKTLLVTGGDVVALVKPQFEAGREQVGKKGIVRDRKVHEQVLDRIISFSIEEGYDVMDLSFSPITGGDGNIEFLLHLQWNGTEEEKGKLLLKTQPEAVVTEAHNELKSKQTSEEE from the coding sequence ATGAAAATCAAAAAAGAACGATTAGATGTGCTGCTTGTTGAACGCGGTCTTGCTGAAACAAGAGAGAAAGCCAAACGGACAATCATGGCAGGGCTCGTCTACTCAAACGAAAGCAGGCTGGATAAGCCTGGTGAAAAGGTTAGCAGTGACATTCCCTTGACGGTAAAGGGAAATGTCCTCCCATACGTGAGCCGTGGTGGTTTGAAGCTTGAAAAGGCACTAAAGGTTTTTGACCTCGATGTTCAAGGGAAAACGCTGCTGGATATCGGAGCCTCGACTGGCGGCTTTACCGATTGTGCCCTTCAAAACGGCGCTGAGATGTCTTATGCTTTGGATGTCGGCTACAATCAGCTTGCCTGGAAGCTCCGCCAGGATGAACGAGTCATCGTGATGGAGCGGACAAACTTCAGATATGTGAAACCGGAGGACCTCATTAAAGGAATGCCGAATTTCGCAAGCATAGATGTATCTTTCATATCACTTCGACTGATATTGCCTGTGTTAAAAACCTTGCTGGTAACAGGCGGCGATGTCGTCGCACTCGTCAAACCGCAATTTGAGGCGGGAAGAGAACAAGTCGGCAAAAAAGGTATCGTACGTGACAGAAAGGTCCACGAACAGGTTTTAGACAGAATCATTTCTTTTTCGATTGAAGAGGGCTATGATGTTATGGACCTAAGCTTCTCACCGATCACAGGTGGTGATGGCAATATCGAATTCCTGCTTCATTTGCAGTGGAATGGCACCGAAGAAGAAAAAGGGAAGCTGTTGCTGAAGACGCAGCCTGAAGCAGTTGTAACAGAAGCGCATAATGAACTAAAATCAAAGCAAACTAGCGAGGAAGAATAG
- the dxs gene encoding 1-deoxy-D-xylulose-5-phosphate synthase — protein MDLLSIKDPSFLKNLSKNELEELSREIRQFLIEKLSVTGGHIGPNLGVVELTIALHKCFDSPKDKFLWDVGHQSYVHKILTGRACQFDTLRQHKGLCGFPKMIESEHDVWETGHSSTSLSAAMGMAIARDLKREDSHIVPIIGDGALTGGMALEALNHIGHEKKKLIVILNDNEMSIAPNVGALHNVLGRLRTAGKYHWVKDELEYLLKKVPAIGGQLAATAERIKDSLKYLFVSGIFFEELGFTYLGPVDGHDYDDLFENLAYAKKQEGPVLLHVITKKGKGYNPAENDKIGTWHGTGPYKMETGDFVKPESAPPAWSKLVSETVRKIARTDERIVAVTPAMPVGSKLEGFASEFPDRMIDVGIAEQHAATFAAGLATQDMKPFLAIYSTFLQRAYDQVVHDICRQNLNVFIGIDRAGLVGADGETHQGVFDIAFLRHLPNMVLMMPKDENEGQHMVYTALKYDEGPIAMRYPRGNGLGVPMDEDLKEIPIGTWEVLREGEDAAILTFGTTIPMAMEAAEILAKQGISAKVVNTRFIKPLDEEMLVGILNENMPILTIEEAVLQGGFGSFVLETSHDLGYQHVEIDRMGIPDEFIEHGSVDKLLEEIGMTTEDVVLRMQKLARQKQKRA, from the coding sequence ATGGATCTTTTATCAATAAAAGACCCTTCCTTCTTGAAAAATCTTTCGAAAAACGAATTGGAAGAGTTAAGCAGGGAGATTCGGCAGTTTTTAATTGAAAAACTATCAGTTACAGGGGGACACATAGGACCTAACCTTGGTGTTGTCGAATTAACGATTGCCCTACATAAGTGTTTTGACAGCCCGAAGGATAAATTTCTTTGGGACGTCGGCCATCAATCTTATGTACATAAAATCCTCACCGGTAGAGCGTGTCAATTTGATACGTTAAGGCAGCATAAAGGACTTTGCGGTTTTCCAAAGATGATTGAAAGTGAGCATGATGTCTGGGAAACAGGCCATAGTTCGACTTCGCTTTCAGCTGCTATGGGGATGGCGATTGCCCGTGACCTGAAAAGGGAAGATTCCCATATCGTACCGATTATCGGTGATGGTGCCCTTACCGGAGGCATGGCTTTAGAGGCCTTGAATCATATCGGGCATGAAAAGAAGAAGCTGATTGTCATTTTGAATGATAACGAAATGTCGATCGCTCCTAATGTCGGAGCATTGCATAATGTGCTTGGACGTCTTCGGACCGCTGGTAAGTACCATTGGGTAAAAGATGAACTTGAATACTTGTTAAAAAAGGTGCCTGCTATTGGCGGACAGCTCGCAGCGACTGCCGAAAGGATAAAGGACAGCTTAAAATATTTGTTTGTCTCAGGAATCTTTTTCGAGGAATTAGGATTCACCTATCTTGGCCCAGTAGATGGCCATGATTACGACGACCTGTTTGAAAACCTTGCATATGCAAAAAAGCAGGAAGGGCCAGTACTGTTGCATGTTATTACGAAAAAAGGCAAGGGATATAATCCGGCTGAAAACGATAAAATTGGCACTTGGCATGGAACCGGACCTTATAAAATGGAAACCGGTGATTTTGTGAAACCTGAATCCGCACCACCAGCCTGGAGTAAACTGGTCAGTGAGACGGTAAGAAAAATCGCCAGGACTGACGAACGTATAGTTGCTGTAACTCCTGCTATGCCTGTTGGTTCGAAGCTTGAGGGCTTCGCCAGCGAATTCCCTGACAGAATGATTGATGTTGGAATCGCTGAACAGCATGCGGCGACGTTTGCAGCTGGATTGGCTACGCAAGATATGAAACCATTCCTGGCCATCTACTCAACATTCTTGCAGCGCGCATATGATCAGGTGGTCCACGACATTTGCCGCCAGAACTTAAATGTATTCATTGGAATTGACCGTGCCGGACTTGTTGGCGCTGACGGAGAAACACACCAGGGTGTATTTGATATCGCCTTCTTGAGGCACTTGCCTAATATGGTATTGATGATGCCGAAGGATGAAAATGAAGGACAACATATGGTGTACACGGCCTTAAAGTATGACGAAGGCCCGATTGCGATGCGTTATCCGCGAGGTAATGGGCTGGGTGTACCAATGGATGAAGATTTGAAAGAAATTCCAATCGGAACCTGGGAAGTGCTTCGTGAAGGTGAAGATGCAGCCATCCTGACATTCGGAACGACGATTCCGATGGCAATGGAGGCAGCGGAGATTCTCGCTAAGCAAGGTATATCAGCAAAAGTAGTCAATACTCGTTTTATCAAGCCTCTGGATGAAGAGATGCTGGTGGGCATCCTGAATGAAAACATGCCGATCCTTACGATCGAGGAAGCTGTCCTTCAGGGCGGATTCGGAAGCTTCGTGCTCGAGACGTCTCATGATCTGGGCTATCAGCATGTTGAGATTGACAGGATGGGAATTCCGGATGAATTCATTGAGCATGGCAGTGTTGATAAGCTTCTTGAGGAAATTGGAATGACAACAGAAGATGTCGTCTTGCGAATGCAAAAGCTTGCGAGACAGAAACAAAAAAGGGCGTAG
- the recN gene encoding DNA repair protein RecN, with amino-acid sequence MLNELSIRNFAIIESLSVSFNKGLTVLTGETGAGKSIIIDAIHLLVGGRGSAEFVRHGEDKAEIEGLFHLEGENHPSYGKAAEFGIEIEDAMIVLRRDISASGKSVCRINGKLVTIAVLREVGSTLIDIHGQHEHQELMDETKHINLLDQFGADEILPALQEYQQVFRSFEQTQKKLKSLSENEQQMAHRLDLIQFQHDEILSADLKMNEDEELFEEKRKLGNFEKIYESIQTSYSALQGEQKGLDWIGLVMDNLQNAADLDPDYKNVADTVANSFYMLEDAARTIRNELDSLEYDPQRLIEIEDRLNEINQLKRKYGKTIEEILEYSSKIEEEIETLQNKEVHIGQMEKELASLKKDLRIEANNLTQTRRKWAKKLTKLIHKELKELYMEKTVFDLRIDADSDHFHKSGADKVEFYISTNPGEPLKPLSKIASGGELSRIMLALKSIFSKHQGVTSIIFDEVDTGVSGRVAQSIAEKIYSVSTGSQVLCISHLPQVAAMADTHLYIAKVIKNGRTKTSVTPLSSSEKVKEIVRMISGVEVTDLTKQHAEELLKLAQNMKAVT; translated from the coding sequence TTGTTAAATGAATTATCGATACGAAACTTCGCAATAATTGAATCATTATCCGTTTCTTTTAATAAAGGCCTTACCGTACTTACAGGTGAAACAGGGGCTGGTAAATCCATCATTATTGATGCTATCCACCTGCTCGTGGGCGGAAGGGGCTCAGCGGAATTCGTCCGTCATGGCGAAGATAAAGCTGAAATTGAAGGTTTGTTCCATCTTGAAGGCGAAAATCATCCGAGTTATGGAAAAGCAGCTGAATTTGGCATCGAGATTGAAGATGCCATGATTGTCTTGAGAAGAGATATTTCGGCTAGCGGAAAAAGCGTCTGCCGAATTAATGGCAAACTTGTAACGATCGCGGTCCTGCGTGAAGTAGGCTCGACACTGATCGATATCCATGGTCAGCATGAGCACCAGGAATTGATGGATGAGACAAAGCATATCAATTTGCTTGACCAATTTGGTGCAGATGAAATCCTGCCTGCCCTCCAGGAATACCAGCAGGTTTTCAGATCATTTGAACAAACACAGAAAAAGCTGAAGAGCTTAAGTGAAAATGAACAGCAAATGGCCCATAGACTTGATTTGATCCAGTTTCAACATGATGAAATCCTCTCAGCCGACCTAAAGATGAACGAGGATGAGGAGCTTTTTGAAGAGAAGCGCAAGCTTGGCAACTTCGAAAAGATTTACGAGAGCATTCAGACTAGTTATTCAGCTTTGCAGGGTGAGCAAAAGGGCCTTGACTGGATTGGCTTGGTCATGGATAACCTGCAGAATGCAGCTGATCTGGATCCAGACTATAAAAATGTAGCTGACACAGTAGCAAACAGTTTTTATATGCTTGAAGATGCAGCGAGGACTATCAGGAATGAACTTGATTCCCTTGAGTATGACCCGCAACGCTTGATTGAAATCGAAGACAGATTAAATGAAATCAATCAATTAAAGCGTAAATATGGGAAAACGATAGAAGAAATCCTTGAGTATTCCTCGAAAATCGAAGAAGAAATTGAGACGCTGCAAAATAAAGAAGTCCATATCGGCCAGATGGAAAAGGAGCTTGCATCGCTTAAGAAAGATTTGCGCATCGAAGCTAATAACCTGACTCAAACTCGCAGGAAATGGGCAAAAAAGCTTACAAAATTAATCCATAAAGAACTTAAAGAACTGTATATGGAAAAGACGGTATTCGACCTTAGAATCGACGCGGATTCTGATCATTTTCATAAAAGTGGCGCTGATAAGGTAGAATTTTATATCTCGACAAATCCAGGTGAACCTCTGAAGCCTTTGTCAAAAATTGCATCCGGAGGAGAACTTTCACGGATCATGCTCGCCCTGAAGAGTATTTTCTCGAAACATCAGGGTGTCACTTCGATTATTTTCGATGAAGTGGACACAGGAGTAAGCGGCCGGGTTGCACAATCGATTGCTGAAAAAATCTATAGTGTGTCGACTGGATCTCAAGTTCTGTGCATTTCGCATTTGCCTCAAGTCGCCGCAATGGCCGATACCCACCTGTATATCGCAAAGGTCATAAAGAATGGAAGGACAAAAACCTCTGTCACTCCACTTTCTTCCTCTGAGAAGGTAAAGGAGATCGTCAGGATGATTTCGGGGGTTGAAGTTACTGACCTCACGAAACAACATGCTGAAGAATTGCTGAAGCTTGCCCAGAATATGAAGGCAGTTACATGA
- the ahrC gene encoding transcriptional regulator AhrC/ArgR gives MNKGQRHIKIRELIASKDIETQDELVDRLKAAGFNVTQATVSRDIKELHLVKVPLIDGRYKYSLPADQRFNPLQKLKRSLMDAFIRIDQAGHLLVMKTLPGNANAIGALIDNLDWEDILGTICGDDTILIICRTPEDTEHVTNRFLEML, from the coding sequence ATGAATAAAGGACAGCGACACATAAAAATCCGTGAATTAATCGCGAGTAAAGATATCGAGACGCAGGATGAACTAGTCGACCGATTGAAAGCTGCTGGCTTTAACGTTACACAGGCGACGGTTTCACGCGACATTAAGGAGCTTCATCTTGTAAAGGTTCCTTTGATTGATGGCAGATACAAATACAGTCTTCCAGCAGATCAGCGTTTCAATCCATTGCAAAAATTAAAGAGGTCGTTAATGGATGCTTTTATCCGTATCGATCAGGCAGGCCATCTTTTAGTAATGAAAACACTGCCAGGCAATGCCAATGCGATTGGAGCATTGATTGATAATCTCGATTGGGAAGACATTCTTGGCACGATTTGTGGAGATGATACCATCTTGATTATTTGCCGTACTCCAGAGGATACTGAGCATGTCACAAATCGTTTTCTCGAAATGCTGTAA